A single genomic interval of Fructobacillus americanaquae harbors:
- a CDS encoding glycoside hydrolase family 65 protein, whose product MNGQQMVLKLNDISSKKPGNIAAIFSLSNGYVGIQASNPINGSNDTGTLVNGFFEYSPITYGEAAAFYPKNNQTIVPVLNLRKIILLDENHHRFDTATIKDISLNLENGQLHEVYEVSNQAHKKIEMTVVSAIDQKNLSFYGIKFSFKPLSYKGKLIVDKRFKLDAISEAADIGAQEDPRKTRRVNSAAKQIIASADDREILKIATKKSNQSITIQGRSISKKLLTERDLTTSFDLTYIYQVSKGDENKVVPIEQHSFVKIKENSHQFWEKVWQQSAVMISGNDEINLALHFNIFQLNQAAGRDGHTNIAAKGLTGPGYEGHTFWDTEMYMMPYFIYTNPEIAKSLLIYRYHTLAFARKRARELGVDSGALFAWRSINGEETSAYYPASTAAYHLNGDIAYAIGKYYETTDDDEFMEKYGFEILLETARFWREFGSWTEKNGQKKFEFLTVTGPDEYTAMVDNNYFTNRMAENNLQLAYTVGHKLAVSNPKILLKLNTSENELRQFQHLSTNIYFPRNTQYAINAQDDSFFSKPIWPFQTTPNSQYPLLLHYHPLHIYRYQVNKQADTILADFLFPETITESQLGREFDYYEKITTHDSSLSRSIFSAVAARMGNVKKAYSYFSDTVRMDLIDLQGNTEDGLHLANLGGSWLDVVQGFAGMQVTAQGILKILPHLPEEWNSFEFRLMFKKRLLKFVIDQQITEITLINGDPLEVIINQKKYTLSKIIKINN is encoded by the coding sequence ATGAATGGTCAGCAGATGGTTTTAAAATTAAACGATATTAGTTCTAAAAAACCTGGAAATATTGCCGCTATATTTTCTTTGTCAAACGGGTATGTTGGCATACAAGCTAGTAATCCAATTAATGGATCAAATGATACTGGTACTTTAGTTAACGGTTTTTTTGAATATAGTCCAATCACATATGGTGAAGCCGCCGCGTTTTATCCAAAAAATAATCAAACGATTGTTCCGGTCTTAAATCTGAGAAAAATCATTTTGCTAGATGAAAATCATCATCGGTTTGATACTGCCACAATCAAAGATATTTCCCTCAATTTGGAGAACGGACAATTACACGAAGTTTATGAAGTCAGTAATCAAGCTCATAAAAAAATCGAAATGACAGTGGTTTCAGCCATTGATCAAAAGAATTTATCTTTTTATGGGATTAAATTTTCTTTTAAGCCGCTTTCGTACAAAGGAAAATTAATAGTTGATAAACGTTTTAAATTGGACGCAATCAGTGAAGCTGCTGATATTGGGGCACAGGAGGATCCACGGAAAACACGCAGAGTTAATAGTGCAGCAAAGCAGATTATTGCTAGTGCTGATGATCGAGAAATACTAAAAATCGCAACAAAAAAATCCAATCAATCAATCACAATTCAAGGACGTTCAATATCCAAAAAATTGTTAACTGAACGTGATTTAACAACAAGTTTTGACCTCACTTATATCTATCAAGTTAGTAAAGGAGATGAAAATAAGGTTGTTCCAATAGAGCAACATAGTTTTGTAAAGATCAAAGAGAATAGCCATCAGTTCTGGGAAAAGGTTTGGCAACAAAGTGCAGTAATGATTTCAGGTAACGATGAGATCAACTTGGCTCTCCACTTTAATATTTTCCAATTAAATCAGGCTGCGGGGAGGGATGGGCACACTAATATTGCCGCTAAAGGCTTAACTGGTCCTGGCTATGAAGGACATACTTTTTGGGACACAGAAATGTATATGATGCCCTATTTTATTTATACGAATCCAGAAATTGCTAAAAGTCTGTTAATTTATCGATATCATACGTTAGCTTTTGCAAGGAAACGGGCGCGGGAATTAGGTGTTGATAGTGGTGCATTGTTTGCTTGGCGATCAATTAATGGCGAAGAAACATCGGCATATTATCCAGCAAGTACAGCAGCATACCATCTTAACGGGGATATAGCCTATGCAATTGGGAAATACTATGAAACTACTGACGATGATGAATTCATGGAAAAATACGGTTTCGAAATTCTACTCGAAACAGCTCGGTTTTGGAGAGAATTCGGGTCATGGACAGAGAAAAATGGGCAAAAAAAGTTTGAATTCTTGACGGTTACCGGCCCAGATGAGTACACGGCAATGGTCGATAATAATTATTTTACTAATCGAATGGCTGAAAATAACCTTCAACTGGCCTACACGGTGGGGCACAAATTAGCGGTATCAAATCCGAAAATATTATTAAAATTAAATACCTCCGAAAATGAGCTACGTCAATTCCAACATCTTTCGACCAATATATATTTTCCAAGAAATACGCAATATGCTATTAATGCCCAGGATGATAGTTTCTTCAGTAAACCAATCTGGCCGTTTCAAACGACCCCAAATTCGCAATATCCGTTACTGCTGCACTATCATCCACTTCATATTTATCGCTATCAAGTTAATAAGCAAGCCGACACCATCCTTGCTGATTTCTTATTTCCGGAAACAATCACTGAATCCCAACTTGGCAGAGAATTTGATTATTATGAAAAAATTACGACACATGATTCTTCCTTGTCTCGCTCAATCTTTAGTGCAGTAGCTGCCAGAATGGGGAACGTGAAGAAGGCATATAGTTATTTTTCTGATACTGTTCGGATGGATTTAATTGACCTTCAAGGAAATACAGAAGACGGATTACATTTGGCTAATTTGGGTGGGAGCTGGCTCGATGTTGTTCAGGGATTTGCCGGTATGCAAGTAACCGCTCAAGGTATTCTGAAAATATTGCCACATCTACCAGAAGAATGGAATTCATTTGAATTTAGATTAATGTTTAAAAAACGGTTACTAAAGTTTGTAATCGATCAGCAGATAACAGAAATTACCTTGATAAATGGTGACCCATTGGAAGTTATTATTAATCAAAAAAAATACACCTTATCGAAAATAATCAAAATTAATAATTAA
- a CDS encoding PTS transporter subunit IIC: MHMDARVTEDKVQEDVLDFEKSETAVEAAPKDQETLKEKVYNVSAAISNAILVTLGMGFLMQSIGGLTHWPVLVQLGLIAKVMLPAAFGVAVASQLKTNTMVMFSAMAAATVGANAAFFTTTTMKLSTVTGFASVQAPGSIVLTTGQPISAVMAAVVAVLFGKWLTGKTPLDMIIVPALTTLVGTVSGYYLARVTTPLLVGMGKGIAATVSWSPVVGTALVAMLFAVFLMSPASSAALAVAIGATGVSSPMGAGAMLVGTAAMFAAYPAMSFHENKPGTFIAQAFVTPKIQFPNLVRNPWLFLPPVVSAAVCAPIAAVAFHLTVPFSLAGMGLTSLIVPLDLATKNPGMLGTFLVFGVVLPALMSFLLYRVLLKMGLVKSGQTHLDVI, translated from the coding sequence GTTGAAGCAGCTCCAAAAGATCAAGAAACATTAAAAGAGAAAGTTTATAACGTTAGTGCGGCGATTTCAAATGCGATCCTGGTCACGCTGGGAATGGGATTTTTGATGCAGTCAATCGGTGGCTTGACTCATTGGCCAGTACTGGTGCAATTAGGTTTGATTGCTAAGGTTATGTTGCCGGCTGCCTTTGGCGTGGCAGTTGCCTCACAGTTAAAGACCAATACCATGGTGATGTTCTCAGCGATGGCTGCTGCAACGGTTGGTGCTAACGCGGCCTTTTTCACGACGACAACGATGAAATTATCAACGGTGACTGGCTTTGCGAGTGTGCAAGCCCCGGGTTCGATTGTTTTGACGACAGGACAACCAATTTCAGCGGTTATGGCTGCTGTGGTAGCCGTTCTCTTTGGAAAGTGGTTAACTGGTAAAACGCCGTTAGATATGATTATCGTGCCGGCATTAACGACGCTGGTTGGAACTGTTTCAGGTTACTACCTGGCTCGTGTGACGACGCCCCTCTTAGTTGGAATGGGTAAAGGTATTGCTGCTACTGTTAGTTGGAGTCCAGTTGTTGGAACAGCATTGGTTGCCATGTTGTTCGCTGTCTTCTTGATGTCACCAGCATCATCAGCAGCTTTAGCGGTGGCCATCGGGGCAACTGGTGTTAGTTCACCAATGGGTGCTGGTGCCATGCTAGTTGGAACGGCTGCTATGTTTGCGGCTTATCCTGCGATGTCTTTCCACGAAAACAAGCCAGGAACCTTTATCGCACAGGCTTTCGTGACGCCTAAGATCCAGTTCCCAAACCTGGTCCGCAATCCATGGCTCTTCTTACCACCAGTTGTATCAGCAGCTGTCTGTGCGCCAATTGCTGCCGTTGCCTTTCATTTGACGGTGCCATTCTCTTTGGCGGGAATGGGCTTGACTTCATTAATTGTGCCACTTGATTTGGCAACGAAGAATCCCGGGATGTTGGGAACTTTCCTAGTCTTTGGAGTTGTTTTGCCTGCCTTGATGTCCTTCTTGCTGTACCGTGTTCTCTTAAAGATGGGCTTGGTCAAGAGCGGTCAAACGCACTTGGATGTTATCTAA
- a CDS encoding SLC45 family MFS transporter has translation MENYQHELPVLEKKQIFNLTFGYFGLNMAFFLQTSQMSRIFQTIGTDPTKLGWFFILPPLAGMIVQPIVGRMSDKTWNRFGRRLPYLIFGAIISALVLILLPNAGSLGFGYGSSTALIFGAVSIMMLDVSANMCQQPFKMLIGDMVNERQEDKAWSLQNIYSNAGGMLAAILPAVITIIGFSNIAPKGEVPASVKISFYLGAIIIMVTTFYTIMNVKEYNPQDYKQYHGLKKNKNEKTPSFISLLKNAPSIFWELSAVMLFSFISVQFVWTYSTGALAENVWHTTDPASVGFQAAGNWNGILTFVQSLTGVLWGTLVLAQLKPSKRRGALFFALILGGIGLMMLFFISTKMLTIVPFALFGIMYITIGTEAFAMITSGIKGENEGAYLGLFNWQICIPQIIASVSSFAIFPMVHKSMSAMMLIAGISALVAAVMIRFVKTVND, from the coding sequence ATGGAAAACTATCAACATGAATTACCTGTTCTAGAAAAGAAACAAATATTTAATCTTACCTTTGGATATTTTGGATTAAATATGGCCTTTTTTTTACAAACATCACAGATGAGTAGAATATTCCAAACCATCGGAACGGATCCTACTAAATTAGGTTGGTTCTTTATTTTACCGCCATTAGCAGGGATGATTGTTCAACCCATTGTCGGTAGAATGTCCGATAAGACTTGGAATCGATTTGGCAGACGGCTGCCATATTTGATATTCGGAGCAATTATTTCAGCTTTGGTTTTGATTCTTTTACCCAATGCTGGTTCGTTAGGATTTGGGTATGGATCTTCGACCGCTTTAATCTTTGGAGCTGTTAGCATCATGATGTTAGATGTTTCTGCTAATATGTGCCAACAACCATTTAAGATGTTAATTGGTGACATGGTTAATGAACGACAAGAGGATAAAGCATGGTCGTTACAAAATATTTATTCGAATGCGGGAGGAATGTTGGCCGCTATCCTACCAGCTGTAATTACGATTATTGGCTTCTCCAATATTGCGCCGAAGGGTGAGGTTCCAGCCAGTGTTAAGATTTCTTTTTATCTGGGGGCAATCATTATTATGGTAACGACGTTCTATACAATTATGAATGTCAAAGAATATAACCCGCAAGATTATAAGCAGTATCATGGATTGAAAAAAAATAAAAATGAAAAAACACCAAGCTTTATTTCACTCTTAAAAAACGCTCCATCAATTTTTTGGGAACTTTCTGCTGTGATGTTGTTTAGTTTTATTTCTGTTCAATTTGTTTGGACTTATAGTACTGGCGCATTAGCAGAAAATGTGTGGCATACGACAGATCCAGCTAGTGTTGGCTTCCAAGCGGCTGGCAATTGGAATGGTATTTTAACTTTTGTGCAGTCATTAACCGGTGTGCTTTGGGGAACTTTAGTTTTGGCTCAACTAAAACCGTCAAAGCGAAGGGGGGCACTCTTCTTTGCACTGATTTTAGGCGGAATTGGCTTGATGATGCTGTTTTTCATCTCGACTAAAATGTTAACAATCGTGCCATTTGCTTTATTTGGCATTATGTATATAACGATTGGAACGGAAGCTTTTGCAATGATTACAAGTGGTATTAAGGGCGAAAATGAAGGGGCCTATTTAGGTTTGTTTAATTGGCAAATCTGTATTCCTCAAATTATCGCCTCCGTTTCGAGCTTTGCAATTTTCCCTATGGTACACAAATCGATGAGTGCAATGATGTTGATTGCAGGAATTTCAGCTTTAGTAGCAGCAGTAATGATTAGATTTGTTAAAACGGTCAATGATTAA